One genomic segment of Pseudonocardia sp. T1-2H includes these proteins:
- a CDS encoding Type 1 glutamine amidotransferase-like domain-containing protein, whose protein sequence is MVHRLFERSLFVLAACILLAGGLTSLAAAAQAAGLPRTTEVSPRLGSTADSVFTPAGPGLVLDGGELEVTAAFAAWMRSTLSPDSTSRLGDVVVLTAEANSGLDSDIYKAAPFNSVQTISLPPPSTQADLEQTAPVIDKAEAVFFDGGNQYNYTQWAGSPLMAAVQRVYQRGGVVGGSSAGLAILGQYAFDSSNGSIDSAEALADPYSSRATFTRNMLKFPPLAGWITDSHFGERDRFGRLTVFMERQIADGAVSGAHPQVYGLGIDETAAVVVDRAGRATLLQSPSKPGAAYFVVGGPAAQVSAGKPLVYPNLEVTRLDAPGQYYAMTRRCGTGPKYTISVDARRADPFGG, encoded by the coding sequence ATGGTGCACCGTCTATTCGAACGATCCCTCTTCGTCCTGGCGGCATGTATTCTGCTCGCCGGAGGCCTGACATCGTTGGCCGCCGCTGCGCAAGCGGCGGGGCTGCCGAGGACGACGGAGGTATCTCCGCGTCTGGGATCCACTGCGGACAGCGTCTTCACGCCCGCCGGGCCGGGGCTCGTGCTCGACGGGGGCGAATTGGAGGTGACCGCAGCGTTCGCTGCGTGGATGCGCTCCACCCTCTCCCCGGACAGCACGAGCCGACTCGGGGACGTGGTGGTGCTGACCGCGGAGGCCAACAGTGGCCTGGACTCGGACATCTACAAGGCCGCACCCTTCAATTCGGTGCAGACGATCAGCCTGCCGCCTCCCTCCACGCAGGCCGACCTCGAGCAGACCGCTCCGGTCATCGACAAAGCCGAGGCCGTCTTCTTCGACGGAGGCAATCAGTACAATTACACGCAATGGGCGGGCAGTCCGCTCATGGCAGCGGTCCAACGCGTGTACCAGCGTGGTGGCGTCGTCGGCGGAAGCAGTGCCGGTTTGGCGATCCTCGGGCAGTACGCCTTCGATTCCAGCAACGGCAGCATCGACTCAGCCGAGGCTCTCGCCGATCCCTATTCGTCGAGGGCGACCTTCACCCGGAACATGTTGAAATTCCCGCCGCTCGCCGGCTGGATCACGGACAGCCATTTCGGTGAGCGCGATCGCTTCGGCCGGCTCACGGTGTTCATGGAACGGCAGATAGCGGACGGTGCGGTATCCGGTGCTCATCCACAGGTCTACGGCCTGGGTATCGACGAAACCGCCGCGGTCGTCGTCGACCGCGCAGGTAGGGCCACGTTGCTGCAGTCACCTTCGAAGCCCGGTGCCGCCTACTTCGTGGTCGGAGGACCCGCTGCGCAGGTCAGCGCCGGAAAGCCGTTGGTCTACCCGAATCTCGAAGTCACCCGCCTGGACGCCCCTGGGCAGTACTACGCCATGACGAGGCGCTGCGGTACCGGTCCCAAATACACCATCTCTGTGGACGCGCGCCGGGCAGACCCCTTTGGGGGGTGA
- a CDS encoding alkaline phosphatase family protein → MSRRRTIGLAAAAACLTAAVSGCSISGTPVTAVAPADSATADTGLPRPDHVVIVMLENKDEADVRREAPYLRSLAQTGSAFTDMHAETHPSQPNYIALFSGGTQGIDNDDCPHTIDAPNLASELTTAGLTFTGYAEDLPEVGYTGCEAGDYARKHSPWTNFSDVPASANQPLSAMPTDFTQLPTVSFVIPNLCHDMHDCSIGEGDTWLRQNIDGYAQWARTNNSLLIVSFDESDVPDDSDNQISTIAVGQMVEPGTYDGRADHYDLLRTLEDMYGLPALGRSADAAPLTALFRSGT, encoded by the coding sequence ATGAGCCGACGCCGGACCATCGGCCTGGCCGCAGCCGCCGCCTGCCTCACCGCCGCGGTGTCCGGATGTTCGATCTCCGGGACTCCCGTGACGGCGGTCGCTCCCGCAGACTCGGCTACGGCGGACACCGGCCTTCCCCGTCCGGACCACGTGGTGATCGTCATGCTGGAGAACAAGGACGAGGCGGACGTCAGGCGCGAGGCGCCCTACCTCCGTTCGTTGGCGCAGACCGGGTCCGCGTTCACGGACATGCACGCGGAGACCCATCCGAGCCAGCCCAACTACATCGCGCTGTTCTCCGGTGGCACGCAGGGAATCGACAACGACGACTGCCCGCACACCATCGACGCGCCGAATCTCGCGAGCGAACTCACCACTGCCGGTCTCACCTTCACCGGCTACGCCGAGGACCTTCCCGAGGTCGGCTACACCGGCTGCGAAGCAGGGGACTACGCCCGCAAGCACAGCCCGTGGACGAACTTCTCCGACGTTCCCGCCTCGGCCAACCAGCCGCTCTCCGCGATGCCCACCGACTTCACCCAGCTGCCCACCGTGTCGTTCGTGATCCCGAACCTGTGCCACGACATGCACGACTGCTCCATCGGCGAGGGCGACACGTGGCTCCGCCAGAACATCGACGGCTACGCGCAATGGGCCCGGACCAACAACAGCCTGCTGATCGTGTCCTTCGACGAGTCCGACGTCCCCGACGACAGCGACAACCAGATCAGCACGATCGCCGTCGGGCAGATGGTCGAGCCGGGGACCTACGACGGGCGCGCGGACCATTACGACCTGCTCCGCACCCTCGAGGACATGTACGGCCTCCCGGCACTCGGTCGCAGCGCCGATGCTGCTCCGTTGACGGCGCTCTTCCGGTCCGGTACCTGA
- a CDS encoding response regulator — protein MAALRCLIIDDNSGFLQAARALLEREGLRIVGVASTGAEALRCAAELHPDVTLVDIDLGGESGFELARRLVDDAGVDPGHLILISAHTEDDLADLIETSPALGFLAKPALSAEAIERLISSVAGGPDRPR, from the coding sequence GTGGCTGCCTTGCGCTGCTTGATCATTGACGACAACTCGGGCTTCCTCCAGGCTGCCCGCGCGCTGCTCGAGCGGGAGGGCCTCCGGATCGTCGGCGTCGCCTCGACGGGCGCGGAGGCGCTCCGCTGTGCGGCCGAGCTGCATCCCGACGTGACGCTCGTCGACATCGATCTCGGCGGAGAGAGCGGCTTCGAGCTGGCGCGGCGGCTCGTCGACGACGCCGGCGTCGACCCCGGGCATCTGATCTTGATCTCCGCCCACACCGAGGACGATCTCGCCGACCTGATCGAGACGAGTCCGGCCCTCGGTTTCCTGGCGAAACCGGCTTTGTCCGCCGAGGCGATCGAGAGGCTGATCAGCAGCGTCGCCGGAGGTCCCGACCGTCCGCGGTGA
- a CDS encoding MFS transporter translates to MADPRRWHALAVTQVAVLMSLLDVSIVNVALPSIERGLGASAATVQWVVSGYALTLGLVLVAAGRLGDIVGRRRMFLISLSAFVVTSALTGAAPTTGLLIAARLLQGVAGGMLIPQNSGLIQDLFRGDERGRAFGILGATVGLSTAAGPVVGGLILSAFPGPDGWRWVFYVNVPIGLVALLLAARLVPATTRGSRRGVHLDLVGALLLGGGVLSLLLPLVSAEAGGLGRWWPLFVVAGLLLVAFPWWEVRTVGKGRKPLLEPRLVHTPGYLAGSGIALVYFIGSTGIWLVLALFFQDGMGYSPLRSGLAVTPFAIGVAISAAIAGRLVPRVGRWLTVFGLVATIVGLAATALVLQNVGGDEAAWAVAGPLFLAGIGGGMITSPNMTLTLQNVPVSMAGAAGGALQTAQRIGSAIGTAVLTTVFYRVLTESGRGYPAAGSDALLCACGLMVLALLMAVTELARRRYPRSGRTIRERMAGRDGG, encoded by the coding sequence GTGGCAGACCCGAGGCGCTGGCACGCGCTCGCCGTCACGCAGGTGGCCGTATTGATGAGCCTGCTCGACGTGAGCATCGTCAACGTGGCGCTGCCCTCGATCGAGCGCGGGCTGGGCGCATCGGCGGCGACGGTGCAGTGGGTGGTGTCCGGCTACGCGCTGACCCTGGGGTTGGTGCTGGTGGCGGCGGGGCGCCTCGGTGACATCGTGGGTCGGCGCCGCATGTTCCTCATCTCCCTCTCCGCATTCGTGGTCACGAGCGCGCTGACCGGCGCGGCGCCGACCACGGGACTGTTGATCGCCGCGCGGCTGCTGCAGGGCGTCGCCGGGGGCATGCTCATCCCGCAGAACTCCGGGCTGATCCAGGACCTGTTCCGCGGCGACGAACGCGGTAGGGCGTTCGGAATCCTCGGCGCGACCGTCGGGCTGTCCACCGCGGCGGGCCCTGTGGTCGGCGGGCTGATCCTGTCCGCGTTCCCCGGTCCCGACGGCTGGCGGTGGGTGTTCTACGTCAACGTGCCGATCGGCCTGGTCGCGCTGCTGCTCGCCGCCCGGCTCGTACCGGCCACGACCCGTGGCAGTCGGCGCGGCGTCCATCTGGACCTGGTCGGGGCGCTGCTGCTCGGAGGTGGCGTGCTCAGCCTCCTGCTACCCCTGGTGAGCGCCGAGGCAGGCGGGCTGGGCCGATGGTGGCCGCTGTTCGTCGTGGCCGGGCTGCTGCTCGTCGCATTCCCCTGGTGGGAGGTCCGCACGGTCGGCAAGGGACGGAAACCGCTGCTGGAGCCGCGGCTGGTCCACACCCCGGGGTACCTGGCGGGGTCGGGGATCGCTCTGGTCTATTTCATCGGCTCCACGGGCATCTGGCTCGTGTTGGCGCTGTTCTTCCAGGACGGAATGGGTTATTCGCCCCTGCGTTCCGGTCTGGCCGTGACGCCGTTCGCGATCGGGGTGGCGATCTCCGCCGCGATCGCCGGTCGTCTCGTGCCCCGGGTCGGGCGCTGGTTGACCGTCTTCGGGCTGGTCGCCACGATCGTCGGGCTGGCCGCCACCGCGCTGGTGCTGCAGAACGTGGGTGGGGACGAAGCAGCGTGGGCGGTTGCAGGGCCGTTGTTCCTGGCCGGGATCGGCGGCGGCATGATCACCTCACCCAACATGACGCTGACCCTGCAGAACGTGCCCGTGTCGATGGCCGGCGCGGCCGGCGGTGCGCTGCAGACCGCCCAGCGGATCGGCTCGGCGATCGGCACCGCCGTCCTCACCACCGTCTTCTACCGGGTCCTCACCGAATCCGGCCGCGGTTACCCGGCAGCAGGATCCGACGCGCTGCTGTGCGCTTGCGGGCTCATGGTGCTGGCGCTGCTGATGGCCGTCACGGAGCTGGCGCGGCGGCGATATCCGAGGAGCGGTCGGACGATCCGGGAACGCATGGCGGGCCGAGATGGCGGTTAG
- a CDS encoding COG4280 domain-containing protein: protein MSSGALFIAVFLACIVEAVEALTIVLAAATGRDWRSALIGVVAGVGVLAVAVAALGPALTAVPLTPLRLVIGGLLLIFGLQWLRKAILRAGGLKALHDETAIFRTAVDEARTTPSRGRGMVADWYSFTLSFKGVLLEGLEVVFIALTFGANQRDVPLAALAAGAAVLVVTVAGVAVRAPLARVPENTMKFVVGVMLTAFGMFWGAEGAGARWPGADAALLVLIPSVALFALGLVALLRRAGGPPATADSFIHGEARP, encoded by the coding sequence ATGAGCAGCGGTGCATTGTTCATCGCAGTCTTCCTGGCCTGCATCGTGGAGGCGGTCGAAGCGCTGACGATCGTGCTGGCCGCGGCCACCGGCCGGGACTGGCGGTCCGCGCTGATCGGCGTGGTGGCCGGTGTCGGTGTGCTGGCGGTGGCCGTGGCCGCGCTGGGCCCCGCGCTGACGGCGGTGCCGCTCACCCCGCTACGTCTGGTCATCGGCGGGTTGCTGCTCATCTTCGGGCTGCAATGGCTCCGCAAGGCCATCCTCCGGGCCGGCGGGCTCAAAGCACTGCACGACGAGACCGCGATCTTCCGGACCGCTGTCGACGAAGCCCGCACGACGCCGAGCAGGGGACGCGGCATGGTCGCCGACTGGTACTCCTTCACCTTGTCCTTCAAGGGCGTGCTTCTCGAGGGGCTCGAGGTCGTCTTCATCGCGCTGACCTTCGGTGCGAACCAACGCGACGTCCCGTTGGCCGCACTTGCCGCCGGGGCCGCGGTGCTCGTCGTCACGGTCGCCGGAGTCGCGGTTCGGGCCCCGTTGGCGCGCGTGCCGGAGAACACCATGAAGTTCGTCGTGGGTGTCATGCTGACGGCGTTCGGGATGTTCTGGGGCGCCGAAGGCGCAGGCGCCCGGTGGCCCGGCGCGGATGCCGCACTGCTCGTCCTGATCCCGTCCGTCGCGCTGTTCGCCCTCGGCCTCGTCGCCCTCCTGCGACGGGCCGGAGGGCCCCCGGCGACTGCTGACTCCTTCATCCACGGTGAGGCCCGGCCATGA